ATCTGCCCGCTGTCGCCGGGTTCGATTTCGGCGACCCGGCCGATCTTCTCCCCATCCTGGGCGACAACGGGCAGGCCGATCCAGGCCAGACGGGCGGCGTCGACGGTATGCTGGGTGGTTACCCCGTCCTCGCCGAGCGTCTCGGCGCCGCGCGGGTGACCATCCGCCCAGGCCGGAAGACCGCCAAGGCCAAGGGCCAGGACGGTGCCAAAAGGAAGAAGAACGCGTCGGACGATCCAACCCATGGGTAAGGTTCCTTCCAGAAGAGCGGGTGGAAAAAGGGGCGCGGGCGTTCCACCTGCCGCTCTATCTTATTGACTCTCTGACAGAATATCGGCGCAAACGCGCCAAAGGCCCCGCATGATGCCATGCGGGGCCCAAGAAAGGCGATAGCCGTGATTTATTTGATCGGCACGGCGCCCTTGAGCAATTGCCCCTCGGTCATCGACAGGGTCACCCCCGCCGTGCCGCGATCGAATTGCTCGTTGGCGACGATGATCTGCTGGCCGGTGTCGGTGTCGACGACGATGTCGGTGACATGGCCGGTCCCATCGGCCCGGGCTTCGGAAATCGTGCCGATCTTCTTGCCGGCCTGATCGAAGACCGGCAACGAGGTCCATTCCGCCGTCTTATCCGCCGTCGACGTGCCCGATTGACCATAGGAGACAACCGGGGTAGCCAGCAGGGTCGCGGCAAGGGCTGCGGCGCTTAGCGTCTTCGCGATCATGGGCAAGGCTCCGCGTTATCGAAAGGATGGCGCGTTAGGGGCGGGGGGATGGCCCTGTGAGCCGCCGCCCCCTTTTGCAGGGGCCGGGGCTCAGCTTAGCGGGAGGCCGCCTGCTGGATCACCTCGGCCTGGATTTCCGGTTCGGTGGCCTTGGTCACCACGATCCCGGTGCCGTTCTCGAAGGAGCCGGCGTCAAGGACGACGGTCTGCCCCCGCTCGGTGGTGACGGTGATGTCCCGGGCGAAACCGCCGGGCTTGAGGGTCACGTCGGTGACCTTGCCGACATACCAGCCGTTGTGGTCCCAAACAGCCTTCTGCGTCCATTCGGTTTTTTGGTCGCTCAGACTCTGTTCGCCAGCAAAGGCGAGGGGAGAGGAGAGGACAAGCGCGGCCGTCGTGGCCAGGATTGTCTTGCGAATCATGGGGGTATTCCTTTGTTCAGTCTGCGATTTTGTTTGGTGGGCGGCGGCCTTTTCTGCCATCGCTCTCCACAACCAACGTCATGATCCCCAAGAGGTTTCATTATTTATTATGAGTGGGCGATTCGGTTCTTGTGTTGAGCGCCGAAGTATCGGGTAACCCTGGGCCATAAGCATAAAAAAACCCCCGTAGAGGGGGGGACCGGGGCGGGCGGGGAACAGGCGTCAGTCCGAGGGCGGATAGGTGTAAAGACGCTGACGCGCCGCCGAGCCGCCGTCGGAGGGGACGACGGCCCGCAGGCGCGGCGTGGTGGCCGGGCCCAGTTCGCGCGAGGCCGGGGTTTCCAGGGGCGCGGCCGAGGGCCAGGGGCGGGGACCGGTCGGGGTGATCGTCGTGCCGACGGTGGGGGAAATCGGTGTTCGCACCGTCGTCGGTCCCTCCATCGGCCGTGCCGAATTCCTGTCCTCGGCCAGGGCGGGGCGGATGGCCAAGGTCAAAAAAGTCAGAAAAGCCCCGAGCAGGGCGGCCACGACAATCGCCCCGATAATCGGCGCGACCAGACGGACCGGGGGAACGGGCTCCGGATCGGGATAGGAATAAGACGACGAGGGCATCGCGGAATGGGGCATGGGGGGCGCTCCCGAGCGAAGGGGCGGATCAGAAATAGGCGGCCAAGCCGATGATCCCGATCAAGATCAGATAAATCGCCACGACGAAGTTCAAAAGCCGGGGCATGACAAGGATCAAGATGCCGGCGAGAAGAGCGATCAAAGGCGAGAGAAGCGCCATGTTCATCGTAAAGGTCATCGGCGGCCTCCTAAGGGCGGACGGGGGTAATGTCCCTATCAATGCCCGATGCCGCGCTTGGGTTGCCTCGCTCATGGATAAGTTAAGAGAAGGGGGCCCTCCCGGGACCCGTGTCGGGGCGGGAGGGGCGCCCCGTGGCGGACGCCCCCTCCCGATCCACCCGGCGTAGCGGGCTTTAGTTGGCCTGCTGGGCGGCGTTCACGCCGATGCGATCGCCATTGGCCAGTTGATTGATAACCGAGCGGTCGACGGTGGTGATGACCTTGAAGGTGCCCAGCCTGAAATCGCGGGCGGCCAGGGTCACATCACGGCCCGAGGGGGTGTCGATGCGGACCGACACCGGGAAGCTGCCGGCATTGACTTCAAGGTGGGCGACGGTGCCGACCAGGGCGCCGTGGCTATCGAAAACCGGCGCGGACTGCCAGGCGTCGGCGCGGTCGGACGGACCATCGAAGGCCAGGGCCAGCGGCGCGGTGAAGGTCATGGCGACGGCGGTGGCGGCGGCGAAGAAGGTGTTGCGGATCATCGAGGTCATCTCCGATTAAGAATAACATCCAGCGTTCGTGCCCCGGTAAGGGGCGCGGCGGATCGGCAAAAACATGCGGGCGCGGTAGGAAGGGGTGGGAAGAGCGCGGGGGGGCGCGCCCTTCCCAAGCAGCCAAGCAGGTCCGGGGTTAGTTGGCCTGCCGGGCGGCATTCACACCAGCCGAACCATTGGCCATCTGTTCGATGACGCTGCGGTCGAGGGTGGTGACGACCTTATAGGTGCCCAGCGAAAAGTCGCTGGCGGCCAGGGTCACATCGCGGCCCGAGGGGGTGTCGATGCGAACGGACACCGGGAAGTTCCCCGGGCCCAGGTCGATATTGGCGACGGTGCCGACCAGGGCACCCTGAGCATCAAAGACCGGGGCGGCCAGCCAGTCGGCGGCGCGGTCGGCGCGGCTTTCTTCGGCGAAGGCCAGCGGCGCGGCGACGACAAGGGCGGTGGCGGCGGCGAGAAGGGTGTTGCGGATCATGATGGCGTCTCCGATCGAGGATAAAAGGCGACGGCGCCCGAAAAAAACAGCGTGTCGCCGAAAGCGATAGGGCTGCCCCTTAAGGGGCGGGACCTGAAAAGGCGGGGTCAACCGGGGGGTTAGATCCTCGTCGAGGTTCGTTCTAAAGCGGTAAACTGAACCGTACAGTTCATATAATTCTTCGCCAGCGGCTTTCAAGCGAAAAACTAAACCGTACAGTTTATTTTTTTGGGGGGAGGGGAAGGGTGGCACCTTTCGGGGCGGGGCGCCGTGTCAGAAACCGGCGGGTTTGCGCGGGGTTCGCGCCAGCAGGCGGCCGGCCAGGGCCTCGGGCAGGGCGGCGATCATCCAGGCGCCGAAGGCCATCGGCCAGGGGAAGGCGATGCGCCCGGCATTGGCTTCCAGCCGGCGGGCGATCAGCCGGGCCGCCTTGTCGGCCTCCATCAGGAAGGGCATGGGGAACTCATTGACCGCCGTCATCGGCGTGCGCACGAAGCCCGGGCAGATGACGCTGAGCTCGACGCCGTCGTCGGCCAGAACGCCGCGCATCCCTTCCCCCCAGACCTTGACCGCAGCCTTGCTCGCGCAATAGGCCGGGGCGCCCGGGGTGCCGCGAAAGCTGGCGAGCGAGGCCATCACGGCGATCTGGCCGCGCTTGCGGGCGCGAAAGCGCGGGATAATCGGCAAGAGGGTGTTGAACAGGCCGTCGACATTGACGGCGAACAGCGCCCGGGTTTGCTCGGCGGCCTCGCCGCCGCCGCCGGTTCCCCCGGAAATTCCCGCATTGGCGATGACCAGATCCAGGGCTCCGGCCTCGTCGGCGGCGATGACCCAGGCGGCGGTGGCGGCGCGGTCGGTCACATCGACCAGGGCGGTTTCAACGATGGCGCCGGCGGCCCGGCAATCTTGGGCGATCGCCGCCAGGGCCTCGGCGCGGCGGGCGCCCAGAACCAGCCGCCGGCCGGGGCGGGCATAGCCGCGCGCCAGCGCCGCCCCCAGGCCGCTGGAGGCGCCGGTGATCAGGATCGTTCGCGGAGATTTCATGGTCGGTTGCTCCTGACGGGAAGGGATGAGTATAACAGCCCGGCTTTTCGACCTTTGAGCTTTGAGCGCACACTGCGAAATGGGTCCCGGCGATCTCGTCGGCCCAAGGTCTTAGAGCGGCAGGCGTGAAACCTAAGACCCGCATGCCGCTCTAAGAGA
The DNA window shown above is from Rhodospirillum rubrum ATCC 11170 and carries:
- a CDS encoding PRC-barrel domain-containing protein, coding for MGWIVRRVLLPFGTVLALGLGGLPAWADGHPRGAETLGEDGVTTQHTVDAARLAWIGLPVVAQDGEKIGRVAEIEPGDSGQIIGIDVEMGGFLGLGGRRIHLGSEDLVREVDRVLVIMDANRIRRLPPTAE
- a CDS encoding DUF3096 domain-containing protein; amino-acid sequence: MTFTMNMALLSPLIALLAGILILVMPRLLNFVVAIYLILIGIIGLAAYF
- a CDS encoding SDR family NAD(P)-dependent oxidoreductase, whose product is MKSPRTILITGASSGLGAALARGYARPGRRLVLGARRAEALAAIAQDCRAAGAIVETALVDVTDRAATAAWVIAADEAGALDLVIANAGISGGTGGGGEAAEQTRALFAVNVDGLFNTLLPIIPRFRARKRGQIAVMASLASFRGTPGAPAYCASKAAVKVWGEGMRGVLADDGVELSVICPGFVRTPMTAVNEFPMPFLMEADKAARLIARRLEANAGRIAFPWPMAFGAWMIAALPEALAGRLLARTPRKPAGF